One Helicoverpa armigera isolate CAAS_96S chromosome 12, ASM3070526v1, whole genome shotgun sequence DNA window includes the following coding sequences:
- the LOC110383937 gene encoding Fanconi anemia group M protein, giving the protein MYEYRVLYNNVQVTTMSSIPSTSKSKQYDGFEDDDLFDDSSLLAHFDSTSIQRSKFSESVINDSGNRSALNVSALCCDEEISGYDKLTGKTWIYPTNYPVRDYQFNIIKAAILKNTLVSLPTGLGKTFIAAVIMYNFYRWYPLGKIVFTAPTRPLVAQQIEACYNIIAIPPSDTIEMTGHMQVNTRKQHWQSKRVFFATPQVIYNDMKSGICPCDKVRCLVIDEAHRARGNYAYCQIISTLDDMNHKIYRVLALSATPGSRVEDVINVVKNLHIAHLELRTENCIDVSPYSHARKINTTIIQLGPQLTQIRQQYIEILDGYARRLKQMNILPPNLGNLSKGRIVMLYKEYQNKDRASRHPQHNYIMKDFTGLISLYHGLELLVQHGSRVFLNFFDEHPEKSWIQMDDRLTALLERLRDDLGVNPLALDRSILPDGTIPEMPKDLCFGHPKFDKLKEIITYHFTKAQHNKQDTRAIVFCEYRESVNLVHCLLLQCRPLVKPQMFVGQGASGKDGKTVVSQKQQLRVMRSFREGQCNVLVATCVAEEGLDVGSVDLIVCFDISTKSPVRLVQRCGRTGRERGGQVFILVTEGREHQTLQDCMRQRDGLNKKVLQSKEVENNLYKLNPRMIPHDFVPQCQKMFITVEKKPDPKEKSKEGIEKAKKGQKDLRTMLLSRPSTSGMNSSNKETESSSIITEAEFNELFPQGYTSTSLLATSKEYWAMNKETIKNLPTSEGNELKLTKWLEWQRTLQKTINIHHSKDTEILSELLQYSDAKRFELPPSTQNPCFSSQELQTQPHRLTPLTPVKLTSPAKSKQPPKKKQKVPIPKPLDKRDGDIRALFSTATKSTKSYTKVINDLGLQNDGSLPTRLISLLVDLSVDNTNANKKCYICQNICECCLLKGIKQENKVPMVLLESVRNPKLPNINLIDDFDAETILKCIKKAEENEQNVINNFDLDADFLSPEYDIPSPYIEEQPKNENVSMASDNFDIGDIADIFADSSPEEALKEESSVKDESSAKEESPIKEEPKEAKAALGYFGLDSIDDIFADDEIDNTPPEQTQKTQHKPKDDVTTQNVKISRSPTFENPRSPSILSGRIKPKEVPTSPILCSQPRKYQLSTKKDKPHSSTPIISCRKQLIKEPTNNNSLMSTPAEIPGTSTRDSLNNTTNKSLMTITQLVDMINRTENNASAFKANVSDRQPPDDERSTSPILLTQAERNKTVNKNTLDKSVASTSQNFTKSLVILDSDSDSDSDSTQIYDPTDIQTTVNNIETLDKTNVSPLGGKRKRDLDSSMITASPYFNKKPKLDNDAEKQMSIQEKVLAVMRKNKSVVTNDKTVLSCMVSQPSFSSQKENENPQFLNGNGVNKLSLLQRFRRDSKYDTTKSKVNGMYKSPIKPQVKLADNKRKLAFDDSDDDFVDDEKSDLRNHTEHKHNDNTYRSTTNHKVRKKKKKGNEFLDMEAELSDDDDHSGDELSDESVGSIIDFICDDDNVTHHEDIQAVYLKSIKSPVRAGAFKIPELPKRFNKEEVLSQYVEEDSYEMDSFCVDSNIGLTQGHEVSELELAEMLLEEQRKTKKKYRRICSQDDSPEVKRNKPKRRLIESDSDDDGA; this is encoded by the exons atgtatgagTACCGCGTTCTCTACAATAATGTGCAAGTTACAACTATGAGCAGCATTCCTTCGACTAGTAAATCTAAACAATACGATGGATTCGAAGATGATGATCTGTTCGACGACTCTTCACTGCTGGCACATTTTGATAGTACCTCGATACAGAGATCCAAGTTTTCTGAGAGTGTCATAAATGATTCTGGGAATAGAAGTGCTTTGAATGTCAG TGCATTATGTTGCGATGAAGAAATCAGCGGCTATGACAAGCTGACTGGGAAGACATGGATCTACCCAACCAACTACCCAGTCAGGGATTACCAGTTTAACATCATTAAAGCTGCTATTCTGAAGAACACCTTG gtGAGCTTACCAACTGGATTGGGCAAAACATTTATAGCGGCTGTGATTATGTACAACTTCTACCGCTGGTACCCTCTCGGCAAGATAGTGTTCACAGCTCCTACGAGGCCACTTGTTGCTCAGCAGATTGAAGCATGCTATAACATTATAGCCATACCACCCAGTGATACTATTGAAATGACAG GTCACATGCAAGTTAATACAAGAAAGCAACATTGGCAGAGTAAAAGAGTGTTCTTTGCCACACCTCAAGTCATTTACAATGATATGAAATCAGGCATTTGTCCATGCGACAAAGTGCGATGTCTAGTCATAGATGAGGCACATCGAGCGAGGGGAAACTATGCTTACTGCCAGATTATATCCACCTTAGATGATATGAACCATAAGATTTATAGAGTACTGGCACTGTCTGCAACTCCTGGGAGCAGAGTTGAAGATGTTATTAAT GTGGTAAAAAACCTTCACATAGCTCACTTGGAGCTGCGTACAGAGAATTGTATCGACGTGTCTCCGTACAGCCACGCGCGAAAGATCAACACTACGATCATACAGCTCGGTCCGCAGCTCACGCAGATAAGACAACAGTATATTGAG ATATTAGATGGTTATGCTAGAAggctgaaacaaatgaatatccTTCCGCCTAATTTGGGAAATCTCTCCAAAGGACGCATTGTGATGCTTTACAAGGAGTATCAAAATAAAGACCGGGCTTCCAg GCACCCTCAACACAACTACATAATGAAAGACTTCACAGGCCTCATATCACTCTACCACGGCCTAGAACTGCTAGTTCAGCACGGCTCCAGGGTGTTCCTGAATTTCTTCGACGAGCACCCGGAGAAGTCCTGGATACAGATGGATGACAGGCTCACAGCGTTGCTGGAGAGGCTCCGAGATGATTTAGGAGTCAATCCCCTGGCGCTGGATAGGAGTATATTGCCAGATGGGACTATACCTGAG ATGCCAAAAGACTTATGCTTCGGTCACCCCAAGTTTGACAAgcttaaagaaataataacgtATCATTTCACTAAAGCACAACATAACAAACAGGATACAAGAGCTATAG TATTCTGCGAGTACCGGGAGAGCGTGAACCTGGTACATTGCTTATTACTGCAGTGCAGACCACTCGTCAAGCCGCAAATGTTTGTGGGCCAAGGCGCTTCGG GCAAAGACGGTAAGACTGTAGTATCACAAAAGCAACAGTTGCGAGTGATGCGCAGTTTCCGCGAGGGTCAGTGCAACGTGCTGGTGGCCACCTGCGTCGCTGAGGAGGGGCTGGACGTCGGCTCCGTGGACCTCATCGTCTGCTTCGATATATCCACCAAGTCGCCTGTCCGACTGGTGCAGAG ATGTGGGCGAACCGGTCGTGAGCGAGGAGGACAAGTCTTCATTCTAGTCACAGAAGGCAGGGAGCATCAG ACACTACAAGACTGCATGCGGCAAAGAGACGGGCTCAACAAGAAGGTTCTTCAATCTAAGGAGGTTGAAAACAACCTCTACAAGTTGAACCCGCGCATGATACCGCACGACTTCGTGCCGCAGTGTCAGAAGATGTTTATCACGGTGGAGAAGAAACCTGATCCTAAGGAGAAGAGTAAAGAAGGGATTGAGAAGGCTAAAAAG GGTCAAAAAGATTTAAGAACTATGCTACTAAGTAGACCTTCCACAAGCGGTATGAACTCATCCAACAAAGAAACTGAAAGCAGTAGTATAATCACTGAAGCGGAATTCAACGAATTGTTCCCGCAAGGATATACTAGCACTTCATTGTTGGCTACATCTAAAGAATATTGGGCTATGAACAAAG AAACAATTAAGAATCTCCCAACATCAGAGGGCAATGAACTGAAGCTAACTAAATGGCTTGAATGGCAGCGAACGCTAcagaaaactataaatatacacCACTCTAAAGATACTGAAATATTATCTGAACTGTTACAATACAGTGATGCTAAAAGATTCGAATTGCCACCATCTACACAGAATCCTT GTTTTTCGAGTCAAGAATTACAAACACAACCACATAGGCTCACGCCCCTCACTCCAGTCAAATTAACATCTCCAGCGAAATCTAAACAGCCGcctaaaaagaaacaaaaagtacCTATTCCTAAACCTCTAGATAAGAGAGATGGAGACATTCGAGCTCTCTTCAGTACTGCTACGAAATCCACTAAAAGTTATACCAAAGTTATTAATGACTTAGGTCTTCAAAATGACGGTAGTCTACCTACAAGATTGATTAGCTTACTCGTTGACTTAAGTGTTGACAATACAAACGCAAACAAAAAGTGTTATATCTGCCAAAATATCTGCGAATGTTGCCTTTTGAAaggtataaaacaagaaaataaagttccaatgGTGCTACTAGAGTCTGTAAGAAACCCCAAATTACCTAACATTAATCTAATTGATGATTTCGACGCGGAAACTatcttaaaatgtattaaaaaggCAGAAGAAAATGAACAGAATgttataaacaattttgatttaGATGCAGATTTTCTTTCACCCGAGTATGACATTCCTTCACCCTATATTGAAGAACAACCTAAAAATGAGAATGTTTCTATGGCTTCGGATAACTTTGATATCGGTGACATAGCCGATATATTCGCTGACAGTAGTCCTGAGGAAGCTTTAAAAGAGGAAAGTTCGGTAAAAGATGAAAGTTCAGCAAAAGAAGAAAGTCCTATAAAAGAAGAGCCGAAGGAAGCTAAGGCAGCATTAGGATACTTCGGCTTGGACAGTATAGATGACATATTTGCTGACGATGAAATAGATAATACACCACCAGAACAAACACAAAAGACTCAACACAAACCCAAAGATGACGTCACCACTCAAAACGTTAAAATAAGTAGATCTCCTACTTTTGAAAATCCCCGCAGCCCTTCAATATTATCTGGAAGAATAAAACCTAAAGAAGTTCCTACTTCTCCGATACTTTGCAGTCAACCGCGCAAGTACCAGCTCAGCACCAAGAAAGATAAGCCTCACAGTTCCACGCCCATCATAAGTTGTAGGAAACAACTGATAAAAGAACCAACGAACAATAATAGCTTAATGTCCACACCTGCTGAAATCCCGGGAACTTCGACTAGAGATAGCCTAAATAACACCACTAATAAAAGTTTAATGACGATAACACAACTTGTGGATATGATTAACAGAACAGAGAATAACGCATCAGCATTTAAGGCAAACGTTTCTGATAGACAACCACCAGATGACGAAAGGAGTACATCACCAATTTTATTAACACAAGCTGAGAGAAATAAAactgtcaataaaaatactttggaCAAATCAGTAGCATCGACATCTCAGAACTTTACAAAAAGTCTTGTTATACTAGACAGTGATAGCGATAGCGATTCAGACAGCACACAGATATATGACCCAACAGATATACAAACTActgttaataatattgaaacattAGATAAAACTAATGTCAGTCCTTTAGGCGGCAAACGAAAACGAGACTTGGATAGTAGCATGATCACAGCTTCACCATATTTCAATAAGAAACCAAAATTAGATAATGATGCTGAAAAACAAATGTCCATACAAGAAAAAGTGTTAGCAGTCATGCGAAAGAACAAAAGTGTCGTTACGAACGATAAAACTGTTCTAAGCTGCATGGTATCACAGCCTAGTTTCTCATCGCAAAAGGAAAATGAGAATCCCCAGTTCTTAAATGGCAATGGCGTAAATAAATTGAGCTTATTACAAAGGTTTAGAAGAGATAGCAAATATGACACTACTAAGAGTAAAGTGAATGGAATGTACAAAAGTCCGATCAAGCCTCAAGTAAAGCTTGCTGATAATAAACGAAAACTAGCGTTTGATGATAGTGACGATGATTTCGTTGATGATGAGAAGAGCGATTTAAGAAATCACACGGAACACAAACATAATGATAATACGTATAGATCTACAACTAATCATAAAGTTCGAAAA AAAAAGAAGAAAGGCAACGAATTCTTGGACATGGAAGCGGAGCTATCTGACGATGATGACCACAGCGGCGACGAGCTCTCGGACGAGAGTGTCGGTAGTATCATCGATTTTATATGCGATGACGACAATGTGACGCATCATGAAGACATACAGGCTGTGTACCTTAAGTCTATCAA GAGTCCTGTAAGAGCCGGTGCTTTTAAAATACCTGAATTGCCAAAGAGATTCAATAAGGAGGAGGTTTTATCGCAGTACGTTGAGGAGGACTCGTATGAAATG GATAGCTTCTGTGTGGACTCCAACATTGGCTTAACACAAGGTCACGAGGTCTCGGAGCTGGAATTAGCTGAAATGTTATTAGAAGAGCAAAGAAAAACTAAGAAGAAATACAGACGAATATGTTCACAGGATGACAGCCCTGAGGTCAaaagaaataaacctaaaaGGAGACTGATTGAAAGTGATTCTGATGACGATGGTGCTTAG